A window from Pangasianodon hypophthalmus isolate fPanHyp1 chromosome 16, fPanHyp1.pri, whole genome shotgun sequence encodes these proteins:
- the nr4a1 gene encoding nuclear receptor subfamily 4 group A member 1 isoform X2, which produces MDVSEQREQLSTSSLPSITSLMGGYGGEFDTYSCQLATATATASTCAGATSGQDSFKLDDLQVYGCYPGTFTLSYMDDALSTSGGSNCFGSPVSAPSPSTPGFQSVPSWDGAYGSCSPDAGCWGSEKTPLPQASSFFTFGPLSGEDMSPLGQLQQHQLPDQDPFSRSHQNSFSPLRLDHSSRDSSVLVDNQLSPKIKSPTGNEGCCAVCGDNASCQHYGVRTCEGCKGFFKRTVQKNAKYVCLANKDCPVDKRRRNRCQFCRFQKCLTVGMVKEVVRTDSLKGRRGRLPSKPKPVTESAPAVPSGNIIPSLVNAHMDSNPAIAKLDYSKYQQTVASVSEKEDASDIQQFYDLLTDSMSVIRKWAESIPGFTAFSKEDQDLLFEAAFVELFILRLAYRSHPETDNLIFCNGVVLHRMQCVRGFGEWIDSIMEFSQSLHRLNLDVASFCCLATLVIITDRHGLKEPKRVEDFQNHLITCLKDHVATSVTEAARPNYLSRLLGKLPELRTLCTQGFQRIFYLKLEDLVPPPPIVEKIFMDTLPF; this is translated from the exons ATGGACGTGAGCGAACAGCGGGAGCAGCTGTCCACATCCTCTCTGCCGAGCATCACCTCTCTGATGGGAGGCTACGGGGGCGAATTTGATACCTACTCCTGTCAGCTTGCCACTGCCACTGCCACTGCATCAACCTGCGCCGGCGCCACCTCGGGCCAGGATTCCTTCAAGCTGGATGACCTCCAGGTTTATGGCTGCTACCCTGGCACATTCACCTTGAGCTACATGGACGATGCACTGTCTACGTCAGGTGGCTCGAACTGTTTCGGCAGCCCCGTCTCGGCTCCCTCACCCTCGACTCCGGGTTTCCAGTCAGTGCCTTCCTGGGATGGAGCGTATGGGTCCTGCTCCCCTGATGCAGGCTGCTGGGGTTCGGAGAAGACGCCTCTTCCTCAGGCCtcttcctttttcacttttggaccTCTGTCAGGAGAGGACATGTCTCCTCTGGGGCAGCTGCAGCAACATCAGCTTCCTGATCAGGATCCCTTTTCTCGGAGCcatcagaacagcttcagtcCACTCAGGCTGGATCACAGCAGCAGGGACAGTTCGGTCCTGGTGGACAATCAGCTGTCTCCCAAAATCAAGAGTCCAACAGGAAATGAAGGGTGCTGTGCGGTGTGTGGGGACAACGCCTCCTGCCAGCACTACGGCGTGCGCACCTGTGAGGGCTGCAAGGGCTTCTTTAAG cGTACAGTACAGAAAAATGCCAAGTACGTATGCCTAGCTAATAAAGACTGTCCAGTGGACAAACGGCGGCGGAACAGGTGCCAGTTCTGTCGCTTTCAGAAGTGCCTGACAGTAGGAATGGTGAAAGAAG TTGTAAGAACAGACAGCCTAAAGGGCAGAAGGGGTCGTTTGCCTTCTAAGCCAAAACCAGTCACAGAATCAGCGCCTGCCGTGCCTTCTGGGAACATCATCCCCTCTCTTGTGAATGCGCACATGGACTCAAACCCAGCCATCGCAAAACTGGACTACTCAAAG TATCAACAGACAGTGGCTAGCGTGTCTGAAAAGGAGGACGCCAGTGACATCCAGCAGTTTTACGACCTGCTGACCGATTCTATGAGTGTGATCAGAAAGTGGGCCGAAAGCATCCCAGGATTCACCGCCTTCTCTAAGGAGGACCAGGACTTGCTCTTCGAAGCAGCCTTTGTCGAGCTCTTCATATTACGACTAGCGTACAG ATCTCACCCAGAGACGGACAACCTGATCTTCTGCAATGGTGTGGTTCTTCACCGCATGCAGTGTGTGCGGGGATTTGGCGAGTGGATTGACTCCATCATGGAGTTCTCGCAGAGTTTGCATCGTCTGAACCTGGACGTGGCGTCGTTCTGCTGTCTCGCCACGCTAGTCATCATAACTG ATCGGCACGGCCTGAAGGAGCCCAAACGGGTGGAGGATTTCCAGAACCATCTGATAACGTGCCTCAAAGACCACGTTGCCACAAGTGTCACAGAAGCGGCACGTCCCAACTACCTGTCCCGGCTGCTGGGGAAACTGCCCGAGCTCAGGACACTGTGTACTCAAGGCTTTCAGCGCATCTTCTACCTTAAACTAGAAGACCTTGTCCCGCCTCCTCCGATTGTGGAGAAGATCTTCATGGACACGTTGCCTTTCTGA
- the nr4a1 gene encoding nuclear receptor subfamily 4 group A member 1 isoform X1 — protein MTCVQSQHGVQPYESMLFSSELMNPDFTSRLAMDVSEQREQLSTSSLPSITSLMGGYGGEFDTYSCQLATATATASTCAGATSGQDSFKLDDLQVYGCYPGTFTLSYMDDALSTSGGSNCFGSPVSAPSPSTPGFQSVPSWDGAYGSCSPDAGCWGSEKTPLPQASSFFTFGPLSGEDMSPLGQLQQHQLPDQDPFSRSHQNSFSPLRLDHSSRDSSVLVDNQLSPKIKSPTGNEGCCAVCGDNASCQHYGVRTCEGCKGFFKRTVQKNAKYVCLANKDCPVDKRRRNRCQFCRFQKCLTVGMVKEVVRTDSLKGRRGRLPSKPKPVTESAPAVPSGNIIPSLVNAHMDSNPAIAKLDYSKYQQTVASVSEKEDASDIQQFYDLLTDSMSVIRKWAESIPGFTAFSKEDQDLLFEAAFVELFILRLAYRSHPETDNLIFCNGVVLHRMQCVRGFGEWIDSIMEFSQSLHRLNLDVASFCCLATLVIITDRHGLKEPKRVEDFQNHLITCLKDHVATSVTEAARPNYLSRLLGKLPELRTLCTQGFQRIFYLKLEDLVPPPPIVEKIFMDTLPF, from the exons ATGACCTGTGTTCAAAGCCAACATGGAGTCCAGCCTTATGAGAGCATGCTCTTCAGCTCAGAGCTTATGAACCCTGACTTCACCTCCAGGTTGGCCATGGACGTGAGCGAACAGCGGGAGCAGCTGTCCACATCCTCTCTGCCGAGCATCACCTCTCTGATGGGAGGCTACGGGGGCGAATTTGATACCTACTCCTGTCAGCTTGCCACTGCCACTGCCACTGCATCAACCTGCGCCGGCGCCACCTCGGGCCAGGATTCCTTCAAGCTGGATGACCTCCAGGTTTATGGCTGCTACCCTGGCACATTCACCTTGAGCTACATGGACGATGCACTGTCTACGTCAGGTGGCTCGAACTGTTTCGGCAGCCCCGTCTCGGCTCCCTCACCCTCGACTCCGGGTTTCCAGTCAGTGCCTTCCTGGGATGGAGCGTATGGGTCCTGCTCCCCTGATGCAGGCTGCTGGGGTTCGGAGAAGACGCCTCTTCCTCAGGCCtcttcctttttcacttttggaccTCTGTCAGGAGAGGACATGTCTCCTCTGGGGCAGCTGCAGCAACATCAGCTTCCTGATCAGGATCCCTTTTCTCGGAGCcatcagaacagcttcagtcCACTCAGGCTGGATCACAGCAGCAGGGACAGTTCGGTCCTGGTGGACAATCAGCTGTCTCCCAAAATCAAGAGTCCAACAGGAAATGAAGGGTGCTGTGCGGTGTGTGGGGACAACGCCTCCTGCCAGCACTACGGCGTGCGCACCTGTGAGGGCTGCAAGGGCTTCTTTAAG cGTACAGTACAGAAAAATGCCAAGTACGTATGCCTAGCTAATAAAGACTGTCCAGTGGACAAACGGCGGCGGAACAGGTGCCAGTTCTGTCGCTTTCAGAAGTGCCTGACAGTAGGAATGGTGAAAGAAG TTGTAAGAACAGACAGCCTAAAGGGCAGAAGGGGTCGTTTGCCTTCTAAGCCAAAACCAGTCACAGAATCAGCGCCTGCCGTGCCTTCTGGGAACATCATCCCCTCTCTTGTGAATGCGCACATGGACTCAAACCCAGCCATCGCAAAACTGGACTACTCAAAG TATCAACAGACAGTGGCTAGCGTGTCTGAAAAGGAGGACGCCAGTGACATCCAGCAGTTTTACGACCTGCTGACCGATTCTATGAGTGTGATCAGAAAGTGGGCCGAAAGCATCCCAGGATTCACCGCCTTCTCTAAGGAGGACCAGGACTTGCTCTTCGAAGCAGCCTTTGTCGAGCTCTTCATATTACGACTAGCGTACAG ATCTCACCCAGAGACGGACAACCTGATCTTCTGCAATGGTGTGGTTCTTCACCGCATGCAGTGTGTGCGGGGATTTGGCGAGTGGATTGACTCCATCATGGAGTTCTCGCAGAGTTTGCATCGTCTGAACCTGGACGTGGCGTCGTTCTGCTGTCTCGCCACGCTAGTCATCATAACTG ATCGGCACGGCCTGAAGGAGCCCAAACGGGTGGAGGATTTCCAGAACCATCTGATAACGTGCCTCAAAGACCACGTTGCCACAAGTGTCACAGAAGCGGCACGTCCCAACTACCTGTCCCGGCTGCTGGGGAAACTGCCCGAGCTCAGGACACTGTGTACTCAAGGCTTTCAGCGCATCTTCTACCTTAAACTAGAAGACCTTGTCCCGCCTCCTCCGATTGTGGAGAAGATCTTCATGGACACGTTGCCTTTCTGA
- the nr4a1 gene encoding nuclear receptor subfamily 4 group A member 1 isoform X3 encodes MTCVQSQHGVQPYESMLFSSELMNPDFTSRLAMDVSEQREQLSTSSLPSITSLMGGYGGEFDTYSCQLATATATASTCAGATSGQDSFKLDDLQVYGCYPGTFTLSYMDDALSTSGGSNCFGSPVSAPSPSTPGFQSVPSWDGAYGSCSPDAGCWGSEKTPLPQASSFFTFGPLSGEDMSPLGQLQQHQLPDQDPFSRSHQNSFSPLRLDHSSRDSSVLVDNQLSPKIKSPTGNEGCCAVCGDNASCQHYGVRTCEGCKGFFKYQQTVASVSEKEDASDIQQFYDLLTDSMSVIRKWAESIPGFTAFSKEDQDLLFEAAFVELFILRLAYRSHPETDNLIFCNGVVLHRMQCVRGFGEWIDSIMEFSQSLHRLNLDVASFCCLATLVIITDRHGLKEPKRVEDFQNHLITCLKDHVATSVTEAARPNYLSRLLGKLPELRTLCTQGFQRIFYLKLEDLVPPPPIVEKIFMDTLPF; translated from the exons ATGACCTGTGTTCAAAGCCAACATGGAGTCCAGCCTTATGAGAGCATGCTCTTCAGCTCAGAGCTTATGAACCCTGACTTCACCTCCAGGTTGGCCATGGACGTGAGCGAACAGCGGGAGCAGCTGTCCACATCCTCTCTGCCGAGCATCACCTCTCTGATGGGAGGCTACGGGGGCGAATTTGATACCTACTCCTGTCAGCTTGCCACTGCCACTGCCACTGCATCAACCTGCGCCGGCGCCACCTCGGGCCAGGATTCCTTCAAGCTGGATGACCTCCAGGTTTATGGCTGCTACCCTGGCACATTCACCTTGAGCTACATGGACGATGCACTGTCTACGTCAGGTGGCTCGAACTGTTTCGGCAGCCCCGTCTCGGCTCCCTCACCCTCGACTCCGGGTTTCCAGTCAGTGCCTTCCTGGGATGGAGCGTATGGGTCCTGCTCCCCTGATGCAGGCTGCTGGGGTTCGGAGAAGACGCCTCTTCCTCAGGCCtcttcctttttcacttttggaccTCTGTCAGGAGAGGACATGTCTCCTCTGGGGCAGCTGCAGCAACATCAGCTTCCTGATCAGGATCCCTTTTCTCGGAGCcatcagaacagcttcagtcCACTCAGGCTGGATCACAGCAGCAGGGACAGTTCGGTCCTGGTGGACAATCAGCTGTCTCCCAAAATCAAGAGTCCAACAGGAAATGAAGGGTGCTGTGCGGTGTGTGGGGACAACGCCTCCTGCCAGCACTACGGCGTGCGCACCTGTGAGGGCTGCAAGGGCTTCTTTAAG TATCAACAGACAGTGGCTAGCGTGTCTGAAAAGGAGGACGCCAGTGACATCCAGCAGTTTTACGACCTGCTGACCGATTCTATGAGTGTGATCAGAAAGTGGGCCGAAAGCATCCCAGGATTCACCGCCTTCTCTAAGGAGGACCAGGACTTGCTCTTCGAAGCAGCCTTTGTCGAGCTCTTCATATTACGACTAGCGTACAG ATCTCACCCAGAGACGGACAACCTGATCTTCTGCAATGGTGTGGTTCTTCACCGCATGCAGTGTGTGCGGGGATTTGGCGAGTGGATTGACTCCATCATGGAGTTCTCGCAGAGTTTGCATCGTCTGAACCTGGACGTGGCGTCGTTCTGCTGTCTCGCCACGCTAGTCATCATAACTG ATCGGCACGGCCTGAAGGAGCCCAAACGGGTGGAGGATTTCCAGAACCATCTGATAACGTGCCTCAAAGACCACGTTGCCACAAGTGTCACAGAAGCGGCACGTCCCAACTACCTGTCCCGGCTGCTGGGGAAACTGCCCGAGCTCAGGACACTGTGTACTCAAGGCTTTCAGCGCATCTTCTACCTTAAACTAGAAGACCTTGTCCCGCCTCCTCCGATTGTGGAGAAGATCTTCATGGACACGTTGCCTTTCTGA